The following coding sequences are from one Polyangia bacterium window:
- the ugpC gene encoding sn-glycerol-3-phosphate ABC transporter ATP-binding protein UgpC: MAQVTIKSVEKYFGTAYIVRGVSVDIADGEFCVLVGPSGCGKTTLLRMIAGLEEISGGAIEIGGRVVNNLPPKERDIAMVFQSYALYPHMTVFDNMAFSMKLAGETRAKMKERVDVAAKILGLMDYLQRYPRQLSGGQRQRVAMGRAIVRNPQVFLFDEPLSNLDAKLRVSMRTELKAIHQRLRTTSIYVTHDQIEAMTMADKIVVMNAGKVEQIGSPLDLYDNPANLFVAGFIGSPAMNFLRGTVRKNGSGMVVNLGPGTDLPTKSKVVREGQEVTVGVRPEHFSVRAGGVQAEVKVVEPTGADTQIACQIAGTEVMAIFRERHEFKPGENIGLYPELTYVFDPASGARL, from the coding sequence GTGGCACAGGTCACCATCAAGTCAGTTGAGAAGTATTTCGGGACCGCCTACATCGTTCGCGGCGTCTCCGTTGATATCGCCGACGGCGAATTTTGCGTGCTGGTTGGTCCCTCCGGTTGTGGCAAGACCACTCTGTTGCGGATGATCGCCGGTCTCGAGGAGATCTCCGGCGGCGCCATCGAGATCGGCGGCCGGGTGGTGAACAACCTGCCGCCCAAGGAACGCGACATCGCCATGGTGTTTCAGAGCTACGCGCTCTATCCACACATGACGGTCTTCGACAACATGGCCTTCAGCATGAAGCTGGCCGGCGAGACCCGCGCCAAGATGAAAGAACGGGTCGACGTCGCGGCGAAGATCCTGGGCCTGATGGATTATCTTCAGCGTTATCCGCGCCAGCTTTCCGGTGGCCAGCGCCAGCGCGTGGCCATGGGCCGCGCCATCGTGCGCAACCCGCAGGTGTTCTTGTTCGACGAACCGCTGTCGAACCTGGACGCCAAGCTGCGCGTCTCGATGCGCACCGAACTGAAAGCGATTCACCAGCGGCTGCGCACGACGTCCATCTACGTGACCCACGATCAGATTGAAGCCATGACCATGGCCGACAAGATCGTGGTGATGAACGCCGGAAAGGTGGAACAGATCGGCTCGCCGCTGGATCTCTACGACAATCCGGCGAACCTGTTCGTGGCTGGCTTCATCGGCTCGCCGGCGATGAACTTCCTGCGTGGCACGGTTCGCAAGAACGGCAGCGGAATGGTGGTGAATCTGGGCCCGGGCACGGACCTGCCGACCAAGAGCAAGGTCGTGCGCGAAGGCCAGGAGGTCACCGTGGGCGTGCGGCCCGAACACTTTTCGGTGCGGGCGGGCGGCGTGCAGGCGGAGGTGAAAGTCGTCGAGCCGACCGGCGCCGACACCCAGATCGCCTGCCAGATCGCCGGCACCGAGGTGATGGCCATCTTCCGCGAGCGCCACGAATTCAAGCCAGGCGAGAACATCGGCCTTTATCCCGAGCTGACGTATGTGTTCGACCCCGCCAGCGGCGCGCGTTTGTAA
- a CDS encoding altronate dehydratase family protein has protein sequence MRRPDDAIVLHARDDVAIAKNDLAAGATITVEGTAIALRDDIRAGHKLARRAIAAGEPVRRYGEIIGFASAPIAAGDWVHVHNLAVGALAQTYDVGKNARPVNFYSPGQMRFFDGFARPDGRVGTRNYIAVIATVNCSASVSSFVRERFRDVKQQYPNLDGVIALTHKSGCGQVLNGPDHLLLERVMAGYARHPNVAAYVIVGLGCEVNQPLPLIERHKLSLMDDPSQRPPVITIQEAGGVRKAVEAAVAAVAQLLPRANDARRRPQPLSQLVLATNCGGSDGNSGITANPALGWAVDELIRYGGTGVLAETTEIDGAEQVLIARAQSKTVADKLLARIAWWKKHLAQFGAETNHNPAPGNKAGGLTTVFEKSLGGIAKAGTTPLMDVVEYAQPITSKGFVFMDTPGHDPVSMTGLVAGGANIICFTTGRGSVFGCKPTPSIKLATNTRLYQRMEDDMDINCGVILEGASVADVGRQIFEELCAVASGKQTKSELSGVGEEEFAPWSLGPVL, from the coding sequence ATGAGACGACCCGACGACGCTATCGTGCTGCACGCTCGCGACGACGTGGCCATCGCCAAGAACGATCTGGCCGCCGGCGCCACGATCACCGTCGAAGGCACGGCGATCGCGCTGCGCGACGACATTCGCGCCGGCCACAAGCTGGCCCGGCGGGCGATCGCCGCCGGCGAACCGGTGCGGCGTTACGGCGAGATCATCGGCTTCGCCTCGGCGCCCATCGCCGCCGGCGACTGGGTGCACGTGCACAACCTGGCAGTGGGCGCGCTGGCCCAGACCTACGACGTCGGCAAGAACGCCCGCCCGGTGAATTTTTATTCACCGGGGCAGATGCGCTTCTTCGACGGATTTGCCCGTCCCGACGGACGGGTCGGCACGCGCAACTACATCGCGGTGATCGCCACGGTGAACTGTTCGGCCAGCGTCAGCTCGTTCGTGCGCGAGCGGTTTCGCGACGTCAAACAGCAGTACCCGAACCTCGACGGCGTCATCGCGCTGACGCACAAGTCGGGCTGCGGGCAAGTCTTGAATGGGCCCGATCATTTGCTGCTCGAACGGGTGATGGCCGGTTACGCGCGCCATCCCAACGTCGCCGCGTACGTCATCGTGGGCCTGGGTTGCGAGGTGAACCAGCCGCTGCCATTGATCGAACGCCACAAGCTGTCGCTGATGGACGATCCGTCGCAGCGCCCGCCGGTGATCACCATTCAGGAAGCGGGCGGCGTGCGCAAAGCCGTCGAGGCCGCGGTGGCGGCGGTGGCCCAGCTGCTGCCGCGGGCCAACGACGCCCGCCGCAGGCCGCAGCCACTGTCGCAACTGGTGCTGGCCACCAACTGTGGCGGCTCGGACGGAAACTCCGGCATCACCGCCAACCCGGCGCTGGGCTGGGCCGTGGATGAATTGATCCGTTACGGCGGCACCGGCGTGCTGGCCGAGACCACCGAGATCGACGGCGCCGAACAGGTGCTGATCGCCCGCGCCCAATCAAAAACCGTGGCGGACAAGCTGCTGGCGCGCATCGCCTGGTGGAAAAAACATCTGGCCCAGTTCGGCGCCGAGACCAACCACAACCCCGCCCCCGGCAACAAGGCCGGCGGTCTGACCACCGTCTTCGAAAAATCCCTGGGCGGCATCGCCAAGGCCGGTACCACGCCGCTGATGGACGTGGTCGAATACGCCCAGCCCATCACCAGCAAAGGCTTCGTCTTCATGGACACGCCCGGCCACGATCCGGTTTCGATGACCGGCCTGGTCGCCGGCGGCGCGAACATCATCTGCTTCACCACCGGCCGCGGATCGGTGTTCGGGTGCAAGCCCACGCCGTCGATCAAGCTGGCGACCAACACCCGCCTTTACCAGCGCATGGAAGACGACATGGACATCAACTGCGGCGTCATCCTGGAGGGCGCATCGGTGGCTGACGTGGGCCGGCAAATCTTCGAGGAGCTCTGCGCCGTCGCCTCGGGAAAACAGACCAAAAGCGAGCTGTCCGGCGTGGGCGAAGAAGAGTTCGCGCCCTGGAGTCTGGGCCCGGTGCTGTGA
- the uxaC gene encoding glucuronate isomerase translates to MSESLTLHEDRLFASDPEQRAIARRLYQSVRALPIISPHGHTDPQWFADNQPFPDPARLLIVPDHYVFRMLHSQGVALESLGIPAADGRPVQSDPREIWRMFAQHWFLFRGTPTRLWFEHALSTVFGVRDRLSPATGDAIYDRIAECLPRDEFRPRALFERFNIEVLATTESPLDRLLHHQKLRASSWKGRIVSAFRPDPVVDPEFDGFAANVAHLGELTGEDTATWSGYLAALANRRVFFASLGATSTDHGHPTAATFDLPPAACEALFAKAVAGSASPAEAERFRGQVLTEMARMSVDDGLVMQLHPGSFRNHNPSLRAAFGRDRGADIPTATNYVQALKPLLDRFGNDRRFSLIVFTLDESAYARELAPLAGHYPALKLGPPWWFYDSPEGMRFFRERATETAGFYNTVGFNDDTRAFLSIPSRHDVARRMDCAFLAQLVADHRLPEDEAREVAVDLAYNLAKRAYRL, encoded by the coding sequence ATGAGCGAGAGCCTGACTCTTCACGAAGATCGTCTCTTTGCTTCCGATCCCGAACAGCGGGCGATCGCCCGGCGGCTCTATCAGTCAGTGCGCGCGCTGCCCATCATCAGCCCGCACGGCCACACTGATCCGCAATGGTTCGCCGACAACCAGCCGTTTCCCGATCCGGCGCGTCTGCTGATCGTTCCCGATCACTATGTCTTTCGCATGCTGCACAGCCAGGGCGTGGCGCTGGAATCGCTGGGCATCCCCGCCGCTGACGGCCGGCCTGTGCAAAGCGACCCGCGCGAGATCTGGCGCATGTTCGCCCAGCACTGGTTCCTGTTTCGCGGCACGCCCACGCGGCTGTGGTTCGAGCACGCCTTGTCGACGGTGTTCGGCGTGCGCGATCGCCTGTCGCCGGCCACCGGCGACGCGATCTACGATCGCATCGCCGAATGTCTGCCGCGCGACGAATTCCGGCCGCGCGCCCTGTTCGAACGGTTCAACATCGAGGTGCTGGCCACCACCGAATCGCCGCTGGATCGGCTGCTTCACCATCAGAAGCTGCGCGCGTCCAGCTGGAAGGGCCGCATCGTTTCGGCGTTCCGGCCCGACCCGGTGGTCGATCCCGAGTTCGACGGTTTTGCCGCGAACGTCGCCCATCTGGGCGAGCTGACCGGCGAGGACACCGCGACCTGGTCGGGGTATCTGGCGGCGCTGGCCAACCGGCGCGTCTTCTTCGCCAGCCTGGGCGCGACCTCGACCGACCACGGCCACCCGACGGCGGCGACGTTCGATCTGCCGCCCGCCGCCTGCGAGGCGCTGTTCGCCAAGGCGGTGGCCGGCAGCGCCTCGCCCGCCGAGGCCGAGCGCTTCCGTGGCCAGGTGCTGACCGAGATGGCGCGCATGAGCGTCGACGACGGCCTGGTGATGCAGCTTCACCCCGGGTCCTTCCGCAACCACAATCCGTCGCTGCGGGCGGCGTTCGGGCGCGACAGGGGCGCGGACATCCCGACCGCGACCAACTACGTCCAGGCCTTGAAGCCGCTTCTGGATCGCTTCGGCAACGACCGGCGATTTTCGCTGATCGTCTTTACCTTGGACGAATCCGCCTACGCCCGCGAGCTGGCGCCGCTGGCCGGACATTACCCGGCCCTGAAGCTGGGGCCGCCGTGGTGGTTCTACGACAGCCCCGAGGGCATGCGCTTCTTCCGCGAGCGCGCCACCGAGACGGCGGGCTTTTACAACACAGTCGGTTTCAACGACGACACGCGGGCGTTCCTCTCGATCCCGTCGCGCCACGACGTCGCCCGCCGCATGGACTGCGCCTTCCTGGCCCAGCTGGTCGCCGACCACCGCCTGCCCGAAGACGAAGCGCGGGAGGTGGCGGTCGACCTGGCGTACAACCTGGCCAAGCGCGCCTATCGGCTTTAA
- a CDS encoding extracellular solute-binding protein, with protein sequence MSRVNRRDFLRTAAGAAVGATVVAGGGSEGRVEAAPEVWKNQPEKGAKLRVLRWKRFVEGEDVAYMANVKKFIEKYGIEVRVDNEGWEDVRPKAAVAANIGSGPDIILSTNDDPDLYPEKLVDVTDLCTYLGKKYGGWYPVCEQYLKKDTKWIGVPLGCAGTCVVYRESQVKAAGFSKMPRDTDGFLKLMQALKKNNTPGGFALGHATGDANSWTNWLLWAFGGKLVDEKNNVVINSAETQKALEYGKQLYATFVPGTLSWLDPSNNKAFLDGQCSLTGNGISVYYAAKTSKDPKMAAMASDIQHVNMPVGPAGPGEQSLFFNQMIFKHSKYPKAAKEFIRFMMEEEQFGAWLQGGIGYVTQPLRAYEKNPVWSEPHSTPYRDCMKLSRSIGYAGKPGYASAGAAADFIVVDMVAEAATGKETPKAAMERAEKRALRYYRV encoded by the coding sequence ATGAGCCGAGTGAATCGTCGTGACTTCCTCAGGACCGCAGCGGGTGCCGCTGTCGGAGCGACCGTGGTGGCGGGGGGCGGAAGTGAAGGTCGGGTCGAAGCTGCGCCCGAGGTTTGGAAGAACCAGCCGGAAAAGGGCGCCAAGCTGCGCGTGCTGCGCTGGAAGCGCTTCGTCGAGGGCGAGGACGTGGCCTACATGGCCAACGTCAAAAAGTTCATCGAGAAGTACGGCATCGAGGTGCGCGTCGACAACGAAGGCTGGGAGGACGTTCGCCCGAAGGCCGCCGTCGCCGCCAACATCGGCAGCGGTCCGGACATCATCCTGTCCACCAACGACGATCCCGATCTGTATCCGGAGAAACTGGTCGACGTCACCGACCTTTGCACCTATCTGGGCAAGAAGTACGGCGGCTGGTATCCGGTCTGCGAGCAGTATCTGAAGAAAGACACCAAGTGGATCGGCGTGCCGCTGGGCTGCGCCGGCACGTGCGTTGTCTATCGCGAAAGCCAGGTCAAGGCGGCCGGCTTCTCCAAGATGCCACGCGACACCGATGGCTTTTTGAAGCTGATGCAGGCGTTGAAGAAGAACAACACACCGGGCGGCTTCGCGCTGGGGCACGCCACCGGTGACGCGAATTCATGGACAAACTGGCTGTTATGGGCCTTCGGGGGCAAGCTGGTCGACGAAAAGAACAACGTCGTCATCAACAGCGCCGAGACGCAAAAAGCCCTGGAGTACGGCAAGCAACTGTATGCGACGTTCGTTCCGGGAACCCTGTCGTGGCTGGATCCCAGTAACAACAAGGCCTTTCTGGACGGCCAGTGCAGCCTGACCGGCAACGGCATCTCGGTCTATTACGCCGCCAAGACCTCCAAGGATCCGAAGATGGCGGCCATGGCCAGCGACATCCAGCACGTCAACATGCCGGTCGGGCCCGCCGGTCCCGGCGAGCAGAGCTTGTTTTTCAACCAGATGATCTTCAAGCACAGCAAGTACCCCAAGGCGGCCAAGGAATTCATCCGCTTCATGATGGAAGAGGAGCAGTTCGGGGCCTGGCTGCAAGGCGGGATCGGGTACGTCACGCAGCCACTGCGCGCCTATGAGAAGAACCCGGTGTGGAGCGAGCCGCACTCGACGCCGTACCGTGATTGCATGAAGCTGAGCCGGTCGATCGGTTACGCCGGCAAACCGGGTTACGCCTCGGCGGGTGCGGCGGCCGACTTCATCGTGGTCGACATGGTGGCCGAGGCCGCCACCGGCAAAGAGACGCCAAAGGCCGCCATGGAACGCGCCGAGAAGCGCGCCCTTCGCTACTATCGCGTCTGA
- a CDS encoding ABC transporter substrate-binding protein — protein MRATFGTLVALLLAAVVGSPVHAEVTEVKITKQPGVNYLPMVLVEQDKLLEKTAKEAGLGDIKVTWITFKSGGAATDALLAGSVDLVTSGGTNLLLLWDKTKGDVKGVAGEAATPMLLLTRNDKIKTLKDFTAADKIALPTVKVSTQAIVLQMAAEKYLGEKDRSKLDAFTVTMGHPDAQIALASGGSEVNSHFSLEPYQTLERKLPGVRTIVKSTDVLGGPASNGVVFTTTKFHNGNPKLIGALIKAMNEANELIAKDKKKAAQIYLGATKEKLSVDDLVEILKNPSVKYSTTPWGTMKFADFMFKVGILKTKPATWKDVYFPEAQKLAGN, from the coding sequence ATGCGCGCCACTTTTGGAACCCTCGTAGCCTTGTTGCTGGCTGCTGTCGTGGGCTCCCCCGTCCACGCGGAAGTAACCGAGGTGAAGATCACCAAGCAACCGGGGGTGAACTATCTGCCCATGGTCCTGGTGGAACAGGACAAGCTGCTGGAAAAGACCGCCAAGGAAGCGGGCCTGGGCGACATCAAGGTCACCTGGATCACCTTCAAGAGCGGCGGCGCGGCCACCGACGCCTTGCTGGCCGGCAGCGTGGATCTGGTGACCAGCGGTGGGACGAATTTGCTTTTGCTGTGGGACAAGACCAAGGGCGACGTCAAAGGCGTGGCCGGCGAAGCGGCGACGCCCATGCTGCTTTTGACCCGCAACGACAAGATCAAGACGCTGAAGGACTTCACCGCCGCCGACAAGATCGCGCTGCCGACGGTGAAGGTGTCGACGCAAGCGATCGTCTTGCAGATGGCCGCCGAGAAATATCTGGGGGAAAAGGATCGCTCCAAGCTGGATGCCTTCACCGTCACCATGGGCCACCCCGACGCGCAGATCGCGCTCGCCAGCGGCGGCAGCGAGGTCAACAGCCACTTCTCCCTGGAGCCGTATCAGACGCTGGAGCGGAAGCTGCCCGGCGTGCGGACCATCGTGAAGTCGACCGACGTACTGGGCGGCCCGGCGTCGAACGGCGTGGTCTTCACCACCACCAAGTTCCACAACGGTAACCCCAAGCTGATCGGCGCGCTGATCAAGGCGATGAACGAGGCCAATGAGCTGATCGCCAAGGACAAGAAGAAGGCGGCGCAGATTTATCTCGGCGCCACCAAAGAGAAGCTGTCCGTCGACGATCTGGTGGAGATCTTGAAGAACCCGTCGGTGAAATATTCGACCACGCCGTGGGGCACGATGAAGTTCGCCGACTTCATGTTCAAGGTCGGCATCCTGAAGACCAAGCCGGCGACCTGGAAGGACGTCTACTTCCCCGAAGCGCAAAAGCTGGCCGGAAACTGA
- a CDS encoding glucose 1-dehydrogenase encodes MGHPALDLTGRAAVVIGGTSGIGRTLALGLAQAGADVIPSSRRQSEVDATAAEIEALGRRSLRVTSDVKERGSLDRLLAMSLAAFGKVDILINCAGKTKRTPTLTVGEAEWADILDTNLTGTLRACQIFGRHMLERGYGRIINIASLSSFVALHEVAAYGASKAAVAALTKSLAIEWGPRGVCVNAIAPGVFRTALNQALLDGSDRGREFLLRTPMKRFGKVEELAGAAVFLSSEAASFVNGDVLVVDGGFLASGVNQ; translated from the coding sequence ATGGGGCATCCAGCGTTGGATCTCACCGGACGAGCGGCGGTGGTCATCGGCGGCACGTCAGGCATCGGCCGGACCCTGGCCTTGGGTCTTGCGCAGGCGGGCGCCGACGTGATCCCGTCGTCCCGCCGCCAATCCGAGGTGGACGCCACCGCCGCCGAGATCGAGGCGCTGGGCCGGCGATCGCTGCGCGTGACGTCCGACGTGAAGGAGCGCGGATCGCTGGACAGGCTGCTGGCCATGTCGCTGGCGGCATTCGGCAAGGTCGACATTCTGATCAACTGCGCGGGCAAGACCAAACGGACACCCACCCTGACTGTCGGCGAGGCAGAGTGGGCCGATATTCTGGACACCAATCTCACCGGCACACTGCGCGCTTGCCAGATATTCGGCCGTCACATGCTTGAACGTGGTTACGGCCGGATCATCAACATTGCGTCGCTATCGTCGTTCGTCGCCCTGCACGAAGTGGCGGCGTACGGCGCCAGCAAGGCGGCGGTGGCGGCGCTGACCAAATCGCTGGCCATCGAGTGGGGCCCGCGCGGCGTGTGCGTGAACGCGATCGCTCCCGGGGTTTTCCGGACTGCGTTGAATCAAGCGCTGCTGGACGGGTCGGACCGCGGCCGCGAATTTTTGCTTCGCACACCGATGAAGCGATTCGGAAAAGTCGAGGAACTGGCCGGCGCCGCCGTCTTTCTGTCGTCGGAGGCGGCAAGTTTCGTCAACGGCGACGTTCTGGTGGTCGACGGTGGATTCCTCGCCAGCGGAGTCAACCAATAG
- a CDS encoding ABC transporter ATP-binding protein yields MITAPTPAPAPLLDVRGVTLQYKTKDHIVMATYRVDFSVWQSDRFVLLGPSGCGKSTLLKAVGGYLAPIEGSIKLKGKVVKKPGADRMMVFQEFDQLLPWKTVKQNVMFALTASGKLRTAEAEKRALHYIDKVNLSRFADSYPHTLSGGMKARVAIARGMAMEPDILLMDEPFAALDALTRRKMGEELLQLWADTRFTVIFVTHSIPEAVKIGNRILLLSPHPGQVKAELNSNGHDTEDAATGQRLSERIHQMLFREPVEQEVAHVT; encoded by the coding sequence ATGATCACCGCGCCAACCCCCGCGCCAGCACCGCTGTTGGATGTCCGCGGGGTCACTTTGCAGTACAAGACCAAAGACCACATCGTGATGGCCACCTACCGGGTGGACTTCAGCGTCTGGCAATCGGATCGCTTTGTGCTGCTCGGCCCGTCGGGGTGCGGAAAATCGACGCTGCTGAAAGCGGTCGGTGGATATCTCGCGCCCATTGAAGGCTCGATCAAACTCAAGGGCAAAGTGGTGAAGAAACCCGGTGCCGACCGGATGATGGTCTTTCAAGAGTTCGACCAGCTTTTGCCGTGGAAGACGGTCAAGCAGAACGTCATGTTCGCCCTCACCGCCAGCGGCAAGCTGCGCACGGCGGAGGCGGAAAAGCGGGCCTTGCACTATATCGACAAGGTGAACCTGTCGCGTTTCGCTGACAGTTACCCGCACACTTTGTCGGGCGGCATGAAAGCGCGCGTGGCCATCGCCCGCGGCATGGCCATGGAGCCCGACATTCTGCTGATGGACGAGCCGTTCGCCGCGCTGGACGCCCTCACCCGCCGAAAAATGGGCGAAGAGCTGCTGCAGCTTTGGGCAGACACGCGCTTCACCGTCATTTTCGTCACCCACTCGATCCCAGAGGCGGTGAAGATCGGCAACCGCATCCTGCTGCTGTCGCCCCACCCGGGTCAGGTGAAGGCCGAGCTGAACAGCAACGGCCACGACACCGAAGACGCCGCCACCGGCCAGCGCCTGTCCGAACGCATTCACCAGATGCTGTTCCGCGAGCCGGTCGAGCAGGAGGTCGCCCATGTCACTTAG
- a CDS encoding ABC transporter permease, whose amino-acid sequence MDAGGKAVSAAGDLTDVFERPEFVRETLDSTSFGVVEKPIPLWRRILQRRDVRKLLIILALGAIWQLYTIRLDKELLFPRLTSTLSALYDGVRSGDLLLRSWFSVKVLLQGYALGVVLATLLTIAAITSQVGNDLLETLTAMFNPLPGVALLPLAMLWFGLGNGALIFVLIHSVVWAVALNTHSGFKSVSPTLRMVGRNYGLTGFRYVWKILIPAAFPSILTGLKVSWAFAWRTLIASELVFGVTSSSGGLGWFIYENKNQLEIPSVFAGLFMVILIGLFMDAIVFRQIEQRTVRKWGMQA is encoded by the coding sequence ATGGACGCGGGCGGCAAAGCCGTCTCCGCCGCAGGCGATTTGACAGACGTCTTCGAACGCCCCGAGTTCGTGCGCGAGACGCTGGATTCCACCAGTTTCGGCGTGGTGGAAAAACCGATCCCCCTCTGGCGCCGCATCCTGCAGCGGCGTGACGTGCGAAAGCTGCTGATTATCTTGGCGCTGGGCGCGATCTGGCAGCTTTACACGATCAGGCTGGACAAAGAGCTGCTGTTCCCGCGCCTGACCTCGACGCTGAGCGCGCTTTACGACGGCGTTCGAAGCGGCGATCTGCTGCTGCGATCGTGGTTCTCGGTGAAGGTGCTGCTGCAGGGCTATGCCCTGGGCGTCGTGCTGGCCACGCTGCTGACCATCGCGGCGATCACCTCGCAGGTGGGCAACGATCTGCTCGAGACCCTGACCGCGATGTTCAACCCGCTGCCCGGCGTGGCGCTGCTGCCGCTGGCGATGTTGTGGTTCGGCCTGGGCAACGGGGCGCTGATCTTCGTGCTGATTCATTCGGTGGTGTGGGCGGTGGCCCTGAACACGCACTCCGGGTTCAAGTCAGTGTCGCCCACCCTGCGCATGGTGGGCCGCAACTACGGCCTGACCGGATTTCGTTACGTCTGGAAGATCCTCATCCCGGCGGCCTTCCCCAGCATCCTCACCGGCCTGAAAGTGAGCTGGGCCTTCGCCTGGCGCACTTTGATCGCCTCCGAGCTGGTCTTCGGCGTCACCTCCAGCTCGGGCGGTCTCGGCTGGTTTATCTACGAAAACAAGAACCAGCTGGAGATCCCCTCGGTGTTCGCCGGTCTGTTCATGGTCATCCTGATTGGTCTTTTCATGGACGCCATCGTCTTTCGGCAGATCGAACAGCGCACGGTCCGCAAATGGGGCATGCAGGCTTGA
- a CDS encoding enolase C-terminal domain-like protein: protein MSDLRIVDLKVHSIAIADPPLRSSYGLHQPYALRTVIELISGDGVIGISETHGGDAIAKGFELLRPRLVGGDPYRLAGLLLPMIEIDTSGTSSLDRSQTYHVPGENPLDAGARLYSAIEIACLDLIGKTIGKPVCDLLGGRARDQVPFSAYPFYKHAGGGGEGEDARPDEYGEALTPESLVRQVKQMVAQYGFRDIKFKTGVLDPEIEVETVRQLHVALGPTVPLRMDPNGAWSVETSVKVGRALAKELGNGGYLEDPTFSLAGMGEVRRRLLAEGIDTPLGSNVAVTGFADIPESVKVDAVQVILCDPHYWGGVQQVQHLGKICRTWGIGLSMHSNSHLGVSLMAMAHAAAATPHLTYACDTHYPWQSAEDEIVAGGRVPIVDGHVRITDKPGLGVSLDYDQLARGRARYAICPYRKRDDEAEMKKHVDPTWKRILPRW, encoded by the coding sequence ATGAGCGACCTTCGGATTGTTGACCTCAAGGTTCATTCGATCGCCATCGCCGATCCGCCGCTGCGCAGCTCGTACGGATTGCACCAGCCGTACGCGCTGCGCACCGTGATTGAACTTATCAGCGGCGACGGCGTCATCGGGATCAGCGAGACCCACGGCGGCGATGCCATCGCCAAGGGCTTCGAACTGTTGCGGCCGCGCCTGGTCGGCGGCGATCCCTATCGCCTGGCCGGATTGCTGCTGCCGATGATCGAGATCGACACCAGCGGCACCTCCAGCCTGGATCGCTCGCAGACCTATCATGTGCCGGGGGAAAATCCGCTCGACGCCGGGGCGCGCCTCTATTCAGCCATCGAGATCGCCTGTCTGGATCTGATCGGCAAGACCATCGGCAAACCGGTTTGCGATCTGCTGGGCGGCCGCGCCCGCGACCAGGTGCCGTTCTCCGCTTACCCGTTTTACAAGCACGCCGGCGGCGGCGGCGAGGGCGAAGACGCCCGCCCCGACGAATATGGCGAGGCGCTGACGCCCGAATCGCTGGTGCGGCAGGTCAAGCAGATGGTCGCGCAGTACGGCTTTCGCGACATCAAGTTCAAGACCGGCGTGCTGGATCCGGAGATCGAGGTCGAGACGGTGCGCCAGCTGCACGTCGCGCTCGGCCCGACGGTGCCGCTGCGCATGGACCCGAACGGGGCGTGGTCGGTGGAGACGTCGGTGAAGGTCGGCCGCGCGCTGGCCAAGGAGCTGGGCAACGGCGGCTATCTGGAAGATCCCACCTTCAGCCTGGCAGGCATGGGCGAGGTGCGCCGGCGCCTGCTGGCCGAAGGGATCGACACGCCCCTCGGCAGCAACGTGGCCGTCACCGGCTTCGCCGACATTCCCGAAAGCGTGAAGGTGGATGCCGTGCAGGTGATCCTGTGCGACCCGCACTACTGGGGCGGCGTGCAGCAGGTGCAGCACCTGGGCAAGATCTGCCGCACCTGGGGCATTGGCCTGTCCATGCACTCGAACAGCCACCTGGGCGTTTCGCTGATGGCCATGGCGCACGCGGCGGCGGCCACGCCGCACCTGACGTACGCCTGTGACACGCACTATCCGTGGCAGTCCGCCGAGGACGAGATCGTGGCCGGCGGCCGCGTGCCCATCGTCGACGGCCACGTGCGCATCACCGATAAGCCGGGCCTGGGCGTCTCGCTGGACTATGATCAGCTGGCGCGTGGTCGGGCCCGCTATGCGATCTGTCCCTATCGCAAACGGGACGACGAGGCCGAAATGAAAAAGCACGTCGACCCGACCTGGAAACGCATTCTTCCCCGGTGGTAG